A single Sporanaerobacter acetigenes DSM 13106 DNA region contains:
- the phoU gene encoding phosphate signaling complex protein PhoU produces the protein MRDRFNRELEILNNELIEMGSAVEKAIQDAIIALREKDMILAQKIVDNDDEIDNMEKDIESRCLKLLVQQQPVAGNLRLISSIFKMITDLERIGDQVQDISEIILRIGNNKLIKELTHIPQMAEATMKMVNKSIDAFVSKDLELAKEVIEYDDIVDNLFATIKDELISLIRMDASNGEQAIDLLMIAKYLERIGDHAENIAEWVVFSITGMHKSEEKM, from the coding sequence ATGAGAGATAGATTTAATAGAGAGTTAGAAATACTGAATAATGAGCTTATAGAAATGGGTTCTGCTGTGGAAAAAGCAATACAAGATGCTATAATAGCTTTGAGAGAAAAAGATATGATTTTGGCACAAAAAATTGTTGATAATGATGATGAAATAGATAATATGGAAAAGGATATTGAAAGCAGATGCTTAAAGTTGTTAGTTCAACAACAGCCTGTAGCAGGAAATCTTAGACTGATATCATCAATATTTAAGATGATAACTGATTTAGAAAGAATAGGAGATCAAGTTCAGGACATATCAGAAATAATTTTGAGAATAGGAAATAATAAATTGATAAAAGAACTTACTCATATTCCTCAAATGGCAGAAGCTACAATGAAAATGGTTAATAAAAGCATAGATGCATTTGTGAGTAAAGACTTAGAATTGGCAAAAGAAGTTATTGAATATGATGATATAGTAGATAATTTGTTTGCTACCATAAAAGATGAGCTCATATCCTTGATTAGAATGGATGCATCTAATGGAGAACAAGCTATTGATTTGTTGATGATAGCAAAATACCTTGAGAGAATAGGGGATCATGCCGAAAATATAGCTGAATGGGTGGTGTTTTCCATAACTGGAATGCATAAATCAGAAGAAAAGATGTAG
- a CDS encoding phospho-sugar mutase: MEYMGKYKTWIGNPYFDDETKKELEAIKNDEAEIQDRFYTDLSFGTAGLRGKIGAGTNRMNRYTVSLATQGLANTIKSFGQSTMDRGVVIAYDVRHFSKEFSDIAARVLAANGIKVYLFEDLRPTPELSFAIRKLKTISGIVITASHNPKDYNGYKVYWEKGSQILDEIAEKITNNIKNVGEFSNVNIIDRQEALDRGLLKIIGKEIDDEYIEKVKNLSLHDDIDKDINIVYTPLNGTGNIPVRRVLRERGFNNIFVVPEQENPDPDFTTVGYPNPEDTKAFKYAENLGKNVNADILIATDPDCDRVACMVKDKDGEYVSLNGNQTGALLVNYVLMSRHEKNSLPENGVIVKSIVTGDLSKAIAKKYNMGTVETLTGFKHICGKANEFDETGEHTFIFGYEESIGYVYDTIVRDKDGVISSMLISEMAAYYKKMGKTLLDVLNELYEEHGYYKEKQISIILEGIDGKNRIARIMESFRAKPIHEIKNSKLVNLIDYLSGNTDTPPSNVLKYRFDDESWYAIRPSGTEPKIKIYIYSKADTMESSLAKIEDMESAIMKRINSVN; the protein is encoded by the coding sequence ATGGAATATATGGGAAAATATAAAACATGGATAGGTAATCCATATTTCGATGATGAAACTAAAAAAGAATTGGAAGCTATAAAAAATGATGAGGCTGAAATTCAAGACAGATTTTATACTGATTTGTCATTTGGTACAGCAGGGCTAAGGGGAAAAATTGGAGCGGGAACAAATAGAATGAATAGATATACTGTATCTTTGGCAACTCAGGGATTGGCAAATACCATAAAATCTTTTGGACAAAGTACTATGGATAGAGGAGTAGTCATAGCTTATGATGTGAGACATTTCTCTAAAGAATTTTCAGATATTGCAGCAAGAGTTCTTGCCGCCAATGGGATAAAAGTCTATTTGTTTGAGGATTTAAGGCCAACACCAGAACTTTCCTTTGCTATAAGAAAGTTAAAAACTATTTCAGGTATTGTCATAACAGCAAGCCACAATCCAAAAGATTATAATGGATATAAAGTATATTGGGAAAAGGGTTCTCAAATTCTTGATGAAATTGCAGAAAAAATCACAAACAATATCAAGAATGTAGGAGAATTTTCAAATGTAAATATTATAGATAGACAAGAAGCTTTAGATAGAGGTTTGCTTAAAATAATAGGAAAAGAAATAGATGATGAGTATATAGAAAAAGTTAAAAATCTTTCACTACATGATGACATAGATAAAGATATAAATATTGTTTATACACCTTTAAATGGAACTGGAAACATACCAGTTAGAAGAGTTTTGAGAGAAAGAGGATTTAACAATATATTTGTAGTTCCAGAACAGGAAAATCCAGACCCTGATTTCACAACAGTTGGATACCCAAATCCAGAAGATACAAAGGCATTTAAATATGCTGAAAATTTAGGGAAAAATGTAAATGCAGATATTCTTATAGCTACAGATCCTGATTGTGATAGAGTTGCATGTATGGTTAAAGACAAGGATGGAGAATATGTTTCACTAAATGGAAATCAAACTGGAGCACTTTTGGTCAATTATGTATTGATGTCAAGACATGAAAAAAATTCTTTGCCTGAAAATGGAGTTATAGTTAAGTCAATAGTTACAGGAGATTTAAGTAAGGCAATTGCAAAGAAATATAATATGGGCACAGTAGAAACGCTTACAGGATTTAAGCATATTTGTGGCAAGGCCAACGAATTTGATGAGACGGGAGAGCATACATTTATATTTGGGTATGAAGAAAGTATTGGATATGTGTATGATACTATAGTTAGGGATAAGGATGGAGTCATCTCTAGTATGCTTATTTCTGAAATGGCAGCTTATTACAAGAAGATGGGAAAGACTCTTTTAGATGTTTTAAATGAGCTTTACGAAGAACATGGATACTATAAAGAAAAACAAATATCTATAATATTAGAAGGAATAGATGGGAAAAATAGAATAGCTAGAATAATGGAATCTTTTAGAGCTAAGCCAATTCATGAGATAAAGAATAGCAAACTTGTAAATCTTATTGATTATTTATCAGGAAATACAGATACTCCACCATCCAATGTACTTAAATATAGATTTGATGATGAATCTTGGTATGCTATAAGACCTTCAGGTACAGAGCCAAAGATAAAAATATATATTTATTCAAAGGCAGATACAATGGAAAGCTCTCTTGCAAAAATTGAAGATATGGAAAGTGCTATTATGAAAAGAATAAATTCTGTAAATTGA
- a CDS encoding sensor histidine kinase, translating into MRRKIFLNFVSLAIVSSILTAVLISVIFYNFYLDSEWKSLKNTAYTISGTIEHIKYDDFQYLINIKKKSPNIRITIINSQGKVLFDTDMEQSKMENHLERPEVKEAIRNGTGESTRYSTTLGQDTHYFSVLLSDGSILRISQDYDNIFTAMGSILPGIIVIVLLVIFLSFFMSSLLSKKILKPIKMATENIDKIISGVNLSEFEIYDELLPFTQAVNRQSLEIKKYVNELKEKADTIETITENMSEGFILIEENKKIVSLNNSAIKLLDAKDDKDYYKESFIVLSRDIEINKTLDKVLKTGENKEILVYLSNRYLNVYINPVVNDGKVIGVMILIVNNTDKYRAEKMRREFSANVSHELKTPLTSINGYAEIIESGLTSKEDTVKFAGIIRKEGNRLLELIDSIIRLSKLDEDFSSKEFDFVDLYEMANNISQNFDIAAKGKNINIVVEGNHNKVQADKSMMEELLYNLIDNAIKYNKIDGTVNVKIQDEINSTILTISDTGIGIPKEAQERVFERFYMVDKSRGNKSTGLGLSIVKHIVEYHNGIINLKSQVGHGTKIKIELPFIQLKNS; encoded by the coding sequence TTGAGAAGGAAAATTTTTTTAAATTTTGTTAGTTTAGCAATTGTATCCTCTATTCTAACTGCTGTTCTCATAAGTGTCATCTTTTATAATTTTTATCTTGATTCAGAATGGAAATCCTTAAAAAACACAGCTTATACCATATCCGGTACAATTGAACATATAAAATATGATGATTTTCAATATCTCATCAATATTAAAAAAAAGAGTCCAAATATAAGAATTACAATCATAAATTCTCAAGGTAAAGTGCTATTTGATACTGATATGGAACAAAGCAAGATGGAGAATCACCTGGAAAGGCCAGAAGTCAAAGAAGCTATAAGAAATGGTACTGGTGAATCTACTAGATATTCCACCACATTAGGGCAAGATACTCATTATTTTTCTGTATTACTTTCTGATGGTTCAATATTGAGAATTTCTCAGGATTATGACAATATTTTTACTGCCATGGGTAGTATATTGCCTGGAATAATTGTTATTGTTTTATTGGTAATATTTTTGTCATTTTTCATGTCGTCATTACTTTCGAAGAAAATATTAAAACCTATAAAAATGGCAACAGAAAATATTGATAAAATAATTTCAGGGGTAAACTTGTCAGAGTTTGAAATTTATGATGAATTGCTGCCATTTACTCAAGCTGTCAATAGACAGAGTTTAGAGATTAAAAAATACGTAAACGAATTAAAAGAGAAAGCAGATACCATAGAGACAATTACTGAAAATATGAGTGAAGGATTTATACTTATAGAAGAAAACAAGAAAATTGTCTCACTAAACAATAGTGCTATTAAATTGTTAGATGCTAAAGATGATAAGGATTACTACAAAGAGAGCTTTATAGTACTGTCAAGGGATATTGAAATAAATAAAACCTTAGATAAAGTTTTAAAAACAGGAGAAAATAAAGAAATATTAGTTTATTTATCTAATAGATATTTAAATGTTTATATAAATCCAGTTGTAAATGATGGAAAGGTTATAGGAGTAATGATATTGATAGTTAATAATACAGATAAATATAGAGCTGAAAAAATGAGAAGAGAGTTTTCTGCAAATGTATCTCATGAGTTAAAGACACCGCTTACATCAATAAATGGTTATGCTGAAATAATTGAATCAGGGCTTACAAGCAAAGAAGATACTGTTAAATTTGCAGGAATTATAAGGAAAGAAGGAAATAGACTTTTAGAACTAATAGATTCAATCATTAGATTGTCAAAACTTGATGAAGATTTTTCTAGCAAAGAATTTGATTTCGTAGATTTATATGAAATGGCAAACAATATATCTCAAAATTTTGACATTGCAGCAAAAGGAAAAAATATAAATATAGTAGTTGAGGGAAATCATAACAAAGTACAAGCTGATAAGAGTATGATGGAAGAACTTTTATATAATCTTATAGACAATGCTATTAAATACAATAAAATAGACGGCACTGTAAATGTGAAAATACAGGATGAAATTAATTCTACTATTTTGACAATATCAGATACAGGGATTGGTATTCCAAAAGAAGCTCAAGAAAGGGTATTTGAAAGATTTTATATGGTAGACAAAAGTAGAGGCAATAAAAGTACAGGATTAGGTCTTTCTATAGTGAAACATATTGTAGAATATCACAATGGTATCATAAATCTTAAAAGCCAAGTTGGACATGGAACGAAAATAAAAATAGAATTGCCATTTATCCAATTAAAAAATAGCTGA
- a CDS encoding M20 metallopeptidase family protein: MINNDELKKRVSEIEDWVVLLRRDFHMHPELGMEEYRTSEKIVKYLDEMGIPYTKGIANTGVVGIIKGAEAGKTVALRADMDALPIVDRKDVPYKSQIRGKMHACGHDAHTAILLGTAKVLNDLKKEFKGNVKLIFQPAEETTGGAKPMIEEGVLENPKVDGIFGLHVYNDIDVGKIGIKYGQMNASSDMIKIIIHGENSHGAYPHLGVDAIAIASQVIVSIQTIVSRNVDPRNSSVISLGTIHGGDAGNVIADRVEIEGIVRTLDSDSRENVMKKIVDIVEGVSSSMGGSGEVIRRKSYDALINDDTMVDIVYNNIVELFGNDSVANIKYPSFGVEDFAYFAEECPGAFFNLGSRNQDKGIIHEGHTPYFDIDEDCLKMGVLMQVKNVLTFLNE; the protein is encoded by the coding sequence ATGATAAATAATGATGAATTGAAAAAAAGAGTTAGTGAAATTGAAGACTGGGTTGTACTTTTAAGAAGAGATTTTCATATGCATCCTGAATTGGGCATGGAAGAGTATAGAACTAGTGAAAAAATAGTGAAATATCTAGATGAAATGGGTATCCCTTATACTAAGGGAATAGCTAATACAGGAGTTGTTGGAATTATAAAAGGAGCAGAAGCTGGAAAGACTGTAGCATTGAGGGCTGATATGGATGCTCTTCCTATAGTGGATAGAAAAGATGTCCCATATAAATCTCAAATCAGGGGAAAAATGCATGCCTGTGGTCATGATGCTCATACTGCAATATTGTTGGGAACAGCAAAGGTACTAAATGATTTGAAAAAAGAATTTAAAGGAAATGTAAAACTTATATTTCAGCCAGCGGAAGAGACTACTGGTGGAGCAAAACCTATGATAGAAGAAGGAGTTCTTGAAAATCCTAAAGTAGATGGTATATTTGGACTTCATGTATATAATGATATTGATGTAGGGAAAATAGGCATAAAATATGGCCAGATGAATGCTTCTTCGGATATGATAAAAATCATTATACATGGTGAAAATAGTCATGGAGCATATCCACATTTGGGGGTAGATGCAATAGCTATTGCATCTCAAGTTATAGTTTCTATTCAAACTATTGTTAGTAGAAATGTAGATCCTAGAAATTCTTCGGTTATATCTCTTGGTACTATTCATGGAGGAGATGCTGGAAATGTCATAGCTGATAGAGTGGAGATTGAGGGAATAGTACGTACTCTTGATTCTGATTCAAGGGAAAATGTCATGAAGAAAATAGTAGATATTGTTGAAGGAGTTTCTTCCTCAATGGGGGGAAGTGGAGAAGTCATAAGAAGAAAAAGTTATGATGCCTTAATAAATGATGACACCATGGTAGACATTGTATATAATAATATTGTGGAGCTATTTGGAAATGATAGTGTAGCCAATATAAAATATCCAAGTTTTGGAGTAGAGGATTTTGCATACTTTGCTGAAGAATGTCCTGGAGCTTTTTTTAATTTGGGTTCACGAAATCAAGACAAGGGCATAATTCACGAAGGACATACTCCTTATTTTGATATTGATGAGGACTGTTTAAAAATGGGAGTTTTAATGCAAGTTAAAAATGTACTTACTTTTTTGAATGAGTAG
- the pstA gene encoding phosphate ABC transporter permease PstA, translating into MSRLIRIMIKLAALITFSILFLIIGYILVKGLPNIKPSLFALEYTTENVSLFPAIVTTIIMTFLSLMIAVPIGIFSGFYLVEYAKNGNKLVNIIRITTETLSGIPSIVYGLFGLLFFVTTLGWGFSILAGAFTLSIMILPLIIRSTEEALLAVPDTLREASFGLGAGKLRTIFKVVLPVAMPGILSGIILGIGRIVGETAALIYTAGTVPKIPNSLFSSARTLAIHMYALSSEGLYTNEANATAVILLIVVIGINGLSSYFTKKLLKGNYNG; encoded by the coding sequence ATGAGTAGATTAATTAGAATAATGATAAAACTAGCTGCACTTATTACATTTTCAATACTATTCTTAATTATAGGATATATTTTAGTTAAGGGATTACCCAATATTAAACCATCTCTATTTGCTCTAGAATATACTACAGAGAATGTTTCATTATTTCCTGCTATTGTTACTACTATTATTATGACTTTTTTGTCATTGATGATTGCAGTTCCTATAGGAATATTTTCAGGATTTTATCTTGTGGAATATGCGAAAAATGGAAATAAACTAGTAAATATTATAAGAATAACAACTGAAACTTTATCGGGAATACCTTCTATTGTATATGGATTATTTGGACTATTGTTCTTTGTAACTACTTTGGGCTGGGGTTTTTCTATTTTGGCTGGTGCTTTTACTCTTTCTATCATGATTTTACCCTTGATAATCAGATCCACTGAAGAAGCACTGTTGGCTGTACCAGATACATTGAGAGAAGCTAGTTTTGGTCTGGGAGCTGGAAAACTTCGAACTATATTTAAAGTGGTACTTCCTGTAGCTATGCCTGGTATATTGTCTGGAATAATACTTGGAATAGGTAGAATTGTGGGAGAGACTGCAGCTTTAATTTATACAGCTGGTACAGTACCTAAAATACCAAATAGCTTGTTTTCTTCAGCTAGAACTCTTGCAATTCATATGTATGCTCTTTCTAGTGAAGGATTATATACAAACGAGGCTAATGCTACTGCTGTGATACTATTGATTGTAGTTATAGGGATTAATGGATTGTCATCTTATTTCACAAAAAAATTGTTAAAGGGGAATTACAATGGATAA
- the pstB gene encoding phosphate ABC transporter ATP-binding protein PstB has product MDKIKIYNMDLYYGKFHALKGINMNIEEKCITSFIGPSGSGKSTLLKTLNRMNDLIDDCSITGNIFLDGLDIYKHIDVNQLRKRVGMVFQKPNPFPMSIYDNIAFGPRTHGIKNKAILDDIVEKSLKDSAIWDEVKDRLKKSALSLSGGQQQRICIARALAVNPEVLLMDEPTSALDPISTAKIEDLVQELKESYTIVIVTHNMQQAARVSDKTAFFLSGELIEYNDTETLFSIPEDKRTEDYITGRFG; this is encoded by the coding sequence ATGGATAAGATAAAAATATATAATATGGACTTATATTATGGAAAATTTCATGCTTTAAAGGGTATAAATATGAATATTGAAGAAAAATGTATTACGTCTTTTATTGGACCATCTGGAAGTGGAAAGTCTACATTGTTAAAAACGCTAAATCGTATGAATGATTTAATAGACGATTGCAGTATTACGGGAAATATTTTTTTAGATGGCTTGGATATATATAAACATATTGATGTTAATCAATTGAGAAAACGAGTTGGTATGGTATTTCAAAAACCCAATCCATTTCCTATGAGTATATATGACAATATTGCCTTTGGTCCTCGTACTCATGGAATTAAAAATAAAGCAATTCTTGATGATATAGTAGAGAAAAGCTTAAAAGATAGTGCTATATGGGATGAGGTAAAGGACAGGCTTAAAAAAAGTGCACTGTCTCTTTCTGGAGGTCAGCAGCAAAGAATTTGTATAGCTAGAGCCTTGGCTGTCAATCCAGAAGTGCTACTTATGGATGAGCCAACAAGTGCTCTTGACCCTATTTCTACTGCTAAAATTGAAGACTTAGTCCAAGAATTAAAAGAAAGCTATACTATAGTCATTGTAACTCATAACATGCAACAGGCTGCTAGAGTTTCTGATAAGACTGCCTTCTTTCTTTCTGGAGAGCTAATAGAGTACAATGATACTGAAACTCTATTTTCTATTCCTGAAGATAAGCGTACAGAGGATTATATTACTGGTAGGTTTGGTTAA
- a CDS encoding response regulator, which yields MPKIYCVEDDESIRELIIYALKNSGFEAEGFEEGEEFFLKLNSSKPDLIILDLMLPGDDGLTILKRMREDINTQELPVIILTAKSTEYDKVKGLDMGSDDYITKPFGVMELISRIKAVLRRTSTRQKEEVFSLDGVSLDYKKRIVTVDGISVDLTYKEFELLYYLLKNKGIVHTRENLMNQIWGFEFEGETRTVDVHIGTLRKKLGDYGELIKTVRNVGYKVGDID from the coding sequence ATGCCTAAAATTTATTGCGTTGAAGATGATGAAAGTATTAGGGAACTAATTATATATGCACTTAAAAATAGTGGTTTTGAAGCAGAAGGGTTTGAAGAAGGAGAAGAATTTTTTTTAAAACTTAATTCTTCTAAACCGGATTTAATCATATTGGATCTTATGCTGCCTGGAGATGATGGACTTACGATATTAAAAAGAATGAGAGAGGATATAAATACTCAAGAATTGCCAGTGATTATTCTTACGGCAAAATCAACTGAGTATGATAAAGTAAAAGGTCTTGATATGGGTTCGGATGACTATATTACAAAGCCATTTGGAGTAATGGAATTGATATCAAGAATAAAGGCGGTTTTAAGGCGTACTTCAACCAGACAAAAAGAAGAGGTATTCTCGCTGGATGGAGTTTCATTGGACTATAAAAAGAGAATAGTTACGGTAGATGGTATTTCTGTAGATTTAACTTATAAAGAATTTGAGCTATTGTATTATTTGCTTAAAAATAAGGGAATAGTCCACACAAGGGAAAATTTGATGAATCAAATATGGGGGTTTGAATTTGAAGGAGAGACTAGAACAGTAGATGTACACATAGGTACTCTTAGGAAAAAGCTTGGAGATTATGGCGAGCTTATAAAAACTGTAAGAAATGTTGGATATAAAGTAGGTGACATAGATTGA